The nucleotide window GTCAGAGATGGAAGCACAGTGATGTGTGGAGTTGACTGATACTAATCGGTCGAGGATTTAATCACATGAGGAAAAAACAAACGTTCATAACGAAGTAAGAAAGAGCAAGACTTTCTAGAAGCAACTGTTATTTGGTTTTCAGGGAATAATCCTGAAACGATCTGGTGACGATAGCGAAATGGTCACACCTGTTCCCATCCCGAACACAGAAGTTAAGCATTTCCGCGGCGAGAATAGCTATGCCTGCCATAGTGAAGGCAGCTCGTTGCCAGGTTCTTCGGTTCCCTTCCTAGGGAGCCTTTTTTTGTTTCCTGATTGACTGTAGCTTTGGTTTTTGATCAGTACCGTTTATTTCTTCCATCGCGAAAGTCATCATGAAAAGTGACCAGAACAGGTTCAGGGAAAAAAGGAAAATGTTGAATTCAGGATCTCCATTTCTTTTGAGAATGAGGTGGAATTGAACGAAACGAAGAATGAAAAAAGTAAAATGGATGTCGTTTTGAATGTCTGCATGGTTTTCTTTCTCCCCCGCTTTAAATCTGTGCTATAATATTTTCCATGTGACACAGAGGAAAGGATGTGAACAAATGAAGCTTGAATTGATAACGGAAACACCGCAGGAAACCAAAAATCTCGGTGAGAAAATGGGAAGTTTATCTGAGCCCAATATGGTATGGACCATGAGCGGAGATCTGGGTGCTGGCAAGACAACGCTGACTCAGGGAATTGCCCGCGGATTGGGAATCACCCGTACCGTCAGCAGTCCAACCTTTACGATATTAAAGATTTATCAAGGCCGCTTGCCGCTGTATCATTTTGATGCCTATCGTCTGGAAGGCACGCATCAGGAGCTGGGCTTTGAAGAAATGATTGATGGTGAAGGTTTGACCGTCATTGAATGGCCGGAATATATGGAAGATCTTGAACAAACCGAACCGCTGCGGATTACGCTGCATCGTTTAGGCGAAGATCGCCGGCGAATTGTTTTGGAAACTGAGAATGAAAAATACGCGGCATTGATGGAGGCGTTAAAATGATTACATTATGTATGGATACGAGCAGTAAGTTTTTAGTGCTGGCTTTGATTCAAGAGGATGAGCTGATTGGCAAGCGCTGTCTGTCTTCTTGGAAGCGACAGTCAGAAATGATTTTTCCGCAGCTGACAGAACTGCTTGCGGAATGTGGTCTGTCACCCAAGGCGATTGACCAGGTCGTTGTGACGAAAGGTCCTGGCAGCTATACTGGGGTACGAATCGCGATGACGGTGGCAAAGGTCTT belongs to Holdemania massiliensis and includes:
- the tsaE gene encoding tRNA (adenosine(37)-N6)-threonylcarbamoyltransferase complex ATPase subunit type 1 TsaE, with the protein product MKLELITETPQETKNLGEKMGSLSEPNMVWTMSGDLGAGKTTLTQGIARGLGITRTVSSPTFTILKIYQGRLPLYHFDAYRLEGTHQELGFEEMIDGEGLTVIEWPEYMEDLEQTEPLRITLHRLGEDRRRIVLETENEKYAALMEALK